Below is a genomic region from Granulibacter bethesdensis CGDNIH1.
TGCATCGCCTGCACCAGCGCGATATACACTTCCCGATCCCCTTCCCCGGTCGCGTTCTGACCGGCGGCGGAACGCCCGAACAGATGCGTCACCGGAATACCGGTGCAGGCAGCAATGGAAATCTCGAATGCCTCGATCTGGTCGCTGACACCGGAAAGATTGAGATCGTGAACCTGCCACTGGTCCCCGGCATCAATGACCACGGTGTTCAACACGTTGCGCGCCAGATCGACCCGGCGCACACGCTCCCGCACGCTTTCCAGCAAGGGTGAGTTCGCGGCATCATCTGCCTCCATCGCCGCCTGACGCAGCAGGTCGCCGAGGCCGGCCATCCCGAACACCGCCTGTTGCTTGCGTTCCAGCATGCCGCGCGACAGCCGCAGCGCATCCTGATAACGCTGAACCTCCTCCAGACACCCGCTCAGCACCGAGCGTCCGCGCCAGGGCAGACCGTTGCTCATGCCATGTGGCAGCGGCGCACCCGGCAGGGGCAGTAACCGCGTTTCATGCACCGTGAACATCGTGCCGCCACCGCGCGGTGTCACGCGATACACCATCGGCTGACCACAGCGTGCATCGGCGGGATCATCGTAAAGCTGATCCACCGTGATTTCCTCGGCGTCGAACACACGTAGTTCAGCAATGCCGGACAGGGAAGAGAGGCGCAAAGGACGCTGTGGATCGGCCTCATCATCCGCGAACAGCATCACGGCGGCTCCGCCGAACAGACGTGCCCAGCGCAATGCCTCCGTCATCCGCGCCGGAACATGCAGCCGGGCGATCTCCGCCGCCATGGCCTGTTCCGCAG
It encodes:
- a CDS encoding phage portal protein, which produces MGTRLDDYLSGVLGAVQPGTLMMPGDTRAAGTVLSAYLQGGLAARIVDAPAEDALSRGVTVLCDGDAAAEQAMAAEIARLHVPARMTEALRWARLFGGAAVMLFADDEADPQRPLRLSSLSGIAELRVFDAEEITVDQLYDDPADARCGQPMVYRVTPRGGGTMFTVHETRLLPLPGAPLPHGMSNGLPWRGRSVLSGCLEEVQRYQDALRLSRGMLERKQQAVFGMAGLGDLLRQAAMEADDAANSPLLESVRERVRRVDLARNVLNTVVIDAGDQWQVHDLNLSGVSDQIEAFEISIAACTGIPVTHLFGRSAAGQNATGEGDREVYIALVQAMQRRVLVPALERLVSLLWQQRGLRASAPSGWQLFFPPQWIPSETEQADAALKNAQAALARVQAQVQAETLSGTASQTL